In Festucalex cinctus isolate MCC-2025b chromosome 17, RoL_Fcin_1.0, whole genome shotgun sequence, the genomic stretch AGGAACTGGTACAATGGAAGAGTAATTGAAGGTCCGCCGACAGCTTCGGGACCGACTGAATTCCTCCCTCTCCTCTCGCTTACATTCCCACATCGGGACAAAGGAAGCCAACAAGCATTTATTGTGGTTCACTGTGTCAGTTCTATAAATATTTTCTCAAGACCGAGAGCGTTGGCGGCAATGCGAGGAGCCGCTTTTCCGAGCGGCGGCGGGCCTGTGGGACACGTGCACCTGGCGTTCCGAGCGCCTCCGATGACACTTTTGAGCGAGCGCGGTGGACGTGATGCATCGGTTGGGAGTAGGTTGCGCCGCGCCGAGGTCGGGAAAGGGTCACGGGTGGGGGGAGAGTTTGTGGCGTTGCGCGCACGTTAACGCGGGACAGATGCTTTGTCAGCGTCACCGCGCCGCCGCCGTCTAAGGTTTCTTGGGAGAGAGTCTCTCCGGCTCGGGCCGTGCGAGCAAACGCGCGGGCATGTCCGTTCTCTTCGGGAAAACAGTGCTCGGGAATGACATAATGGCCACCCGCTCGGGATGATGTAGTGGAATGTGATCTGGACTGCACTCCTAGAGAACGACAGGAGACAAACTCGCGGTTTGCACAGTgcggttttgttttgtgcttgcACCTCGTTTGTTGAAACGCTGATGAAAAATTGCATTTAGGGAGGAACATGTTTTCAGTGGTGAATAGCTTTTACAGTAAGTTACTTATATATTACTAAGTTGAATTCTGGTGTATGCCAGCAATAGACTAcaacaggggtcagcaacctttactgtcgaaagagccattttaggccaaataaataaagaatctGTCTGGAGTTgtgatgagcaaaaaaaaaagaaaaaaaaaaagtgtgtgttaGTCTGATGTACTTGAGGGCGCAAGAGCTAATAGAGCTGCatcataacagaaaaatatgcagcatccaatactttgagattcattttcactttgtctttctttcatttttggatttatttatttatttattttatttttcatgcttcgttattcatacatttttagactttttctgAAGAAACTTTTTTACTccccttttactcaattttctgaaattttttggcaattttgtggacattatatggttactttttgaacattttcttcttgccgttttcttaaaaatacattttctgatttttttatttatttttttggggcaaTTTTGTCTGCATTTAACAGTTATTTTCAGaatttcagggttttttttcgacattttactgttacttaaaataaaaaaattaataaattaattttaaaaaattccttttttattcaattccctggcatttttggcaatttcatggacattttatggtaattttctgcttttccttttcattttttaaacatgcttagggtttttttttttttttttttcatcaactcAGCTCAAAAATGTGGAGcccgactttttaaaaaaaattttttttatctaaatcattaattcatttaaagatgattttatctaaaaaataatatgtaaaaaaataacaaataatttcaacttttttttttttttttaaacaaatccacaaagagccacatgtggctccagagccagaAATTGCAGACCCCTGGACTCCAGTATGACCATTTCCGACTAAACTACAGGTAGTCGCAATAGTCTATCACTAACCTATGATAAAGTAAATTTGGCCACACAAAAGTTCTGGTACTACTGCATTGTTTACACCGCTGCGCAAAGTTCGTGACCACAAAATTTCATTTCAGGACGGTCGTATGTCGATGTCCAACGTGAGGATCAATGACACGCATTCAACATGCGACATTTGAATAAAACAAGCGCACCACTTTTTAATTATCTGCATTGGCTTTATTCATGTACTGCACAGTATTTCATTGCGCAATCGTACTATATGACAATAATGGCGATTATTGTATACTACAAAACAAGTcgcataaataatttaaatgtggaaataaaaaataaatatgcagttctttcttttttttttgtggaaatcgGCCCCCCTCACCGCCCACTGACTCACACCTGATCCCCTCCAGCCTGTCAAGGGCGACACTCAGGTATGATATGTACAATCATTGACAAACGTTTTCCAGTTGCTCATTTTTAAAAGTCAAAACAGCCGCAAACATCGTCAGGATGCTTTCAGATCGGTGGCGAATGGCAGGGGCGTTagtaaaaggggggggggggggggggttgtttgggTAAACGTTCACCTCGTCCACAACAAAAGGTGAAGCGTCTTGGTGGTGCtattatatttacaaaatggcCGGAGGAGGATCAGTCTTCTATCAGGTCCGTTCATGGGCGTTCGTAATTCCAAGGAATGTCGAGCATACGTCATCAGCTGGGAGCGCTATTGAGGTCCTGGGGGGCCCCCGGAAGGTGGAAGTTCTATATCACCGTCCCTCCATCGGAGCCACCCCCCCTTGAGCTGCCAGCGTCCCGTCTAGGCAGAAGCAGATGGATTACGGCCCCTTTGGTGGACCTTGTCGGCCTGAAATGCAGCAGTGGGAGCAAGCGATGCGTGTTTGTACAGATGGCTTcgagggcccggcgggcggggaGGATGTTTGCTACGCTCGAGATGCGTTTATATCAGGATGAGGGCCCGCTGCGACGTCTCCTCGAAGACAGCCTGGGCTTTAAGGTTTGTcatgcagaaaagaaaacggagATTCTCAGCCCAGCTTGTGAAGTCAGCTCTGGAGTGAAATCGCTCCTCTCCAACAGAGATCGGTCGGCTTGTTTGTGAGGAGACTCAAAGAGATTTAATACGAGTTGTCTGTCAACGGCGAGATGTTCTTGTTCCGGCCCTGGGACGAGCGGCCGTGTTTCTTGTTGCGGGGCAAGCGCGGGACCTCCTTGGCCTCGGACTGGTTGTGGTGCGGCCGGAAGCGCTTGCACTTGCAGGAGGTGACCACGCGGATCTTGTAAGTCCGAGTGTTGCCGTTGGGGCAGCGCAGCTGCACCCGGCGGGTCCGCGAGTGCGCCGGGATGCAGCGGTAATCCGAggccccgccgccgccgctcctcCACCACTTCCCGCGGCCGATGGAGTTGGGCATGAGGTGGGAGGGCAGGCACTGGCCCGAGCACACCAGCTCCTTCACCGGCTTGGCGCTACGACAGGATCCGTCTGTGATGTAGCGGGTGGAACGCAGCTCCCTGCAGCTCAGCTCCGAGGCGCCTGCGGAGCAACAGCGGGATATTATTGACGTTACGCTCCGTTACAAGGCAAACATTTGAAGACGACAGCGGTAACCTGATGGTCAATGACTCAACAGTACTTCAAAATTGCGACTTGGGATCAACACGAGATTACTTCTTACACCCTACATTTGAAAGCCTTTCTACTTTCTGATCcttatcttaactcatttgctcccaaagacgtatttatacgttttatttatttttttgtttttatttttttttttttatgttttttatgctagaaggccttgatgcagcttctgagctgaagaaaacgcttgaggcaatgatagttattacaaaaacagccagcaggtggcctcagagtataagagatcaaccatgttgccaaaaactcttttccccactttttttaaacatatttgtaatgaaacttagcaatattctaatgctaattcctgcaaaacggaaacagatagaaatctacttttttttcccacaataaaagagatgctaatctttttttgtattctgtatattctgtgggctggcttcagtgaaaatggctgggagtgaatgagttaaagatgacaaaaacataaaaccaCTCGAGGTTCATCTCTATCtctagtgctagctagctagctaactagctagctagctacgctACTATTTCCTCTCTCTATCACTTGCTTGTTTGGCCCTCTTGTTGCATTAAACGTGAGAAACACtcgctattatttatttttcaacttcTCCATGGTAAACAGCCCTCATAACGCCAACATTCTCTACTGGCATTTTGGGTCTTCCAATGAGTTGCTTCTTTCAAAACTTCCTAGAGCTTCAACCAATCTTGGTTCAACTGCTTCTAATGAAGTTCCCCAGACTGAATTTCCTACCAAAGATCTATGAAATTGTCTTGCTCTCTGTATGtttaccttttctttttttcttcatgtatAGTTTGTGTCTTGGtttgtttttcctgtttttacTGTGGTTTTCTCATTGTCGCAgtatatgaggaaaaaaaacctcagtgGTCCATGATTTTGAGTAAAAGTGCCTGAACATAAATAGAGAGAATAGATCGAATGAGGTTTCTCGAGAAGGACAATGTAGTCTTAATTCACCGTGTTTGCTCCTTTAGAAGCGCCTGTTTCCTACAAGAATCAGCGGCCTGGACTCAACTTTGTTACAGTTGGCTCGTGTACTTTTGAAGTTGAGAGGATTAGCTCAGCTTTTTCTAATTTGCCTGACGTTGCTACTGACTAAATCAGTGTTTCCCAAGGCTCATATTTTACATTCGGAAAATCTCACAGCCCACTAACAAGACGTAAATGTCAGAAGAAGTGTACGGTATATACTGAAATAACAATGGATATAACGTAGGGAATTCATCATCATTTGGTTTCCCGCAACACACCGAGCTAAAACGTTTAAGTTTGTTGTTGAACATGACAAAACGAGCGGTTTTTGCTCATTTGTGAGCTGGACTGCAGGCAAGTCCAGAGTGTACCCTGCCCCAAGTCAGTAGGATAGGCTCCATTTACCCATGACAATAATGAGAACAAGTTGTACCAAAAATGAACGGGAGTTTTTCTAATTAGGAATGGATTCGTGCATAATTTTTCATGTTCGaaatgcccatccctaattgTAAAATTGGGTCAGAAACTAACACAGCCATTTGTTTTTCTTGATTAAAAACCGAGCGCATTTAGTCAAGTTGGACGTTGTGGAGACGAGTGCTTGTTAATTTAATTTCGTCGGCTGTCCCCGGTGGCGAAGGCCTCCGGGCGCAGACGTCCAGCTGGCAGCCATCGGTTGATGCGGAGGAGCCAGTAAAGCGCTCCATCAAACCTAATGGAGCTCTGAGCCACAAGGGGGGAGGCCTGGCACGCGCAGCCGTGCTGGCTCTCGCTAACGTGCTAACTGAAGGCTAAACGGCTGTTCGCTTGCGGCAACAAGCAGAACCAAGAAAAACGGCATCTTAAATTTCGGCTCCGTCTTTCTAACGGACGCATGCGAGGGCTAttgtgttggggtttttttttgtgttgcttctttttttgttggcgCTGCGTTAAAAGGGCCGAACAAACAGCGGGCGAGGGATCAGCTTTCCTGTGGGCCCGCTCCACAAAAAAAGGGACCAACAAAAGGATGCATGAGAAGCGACTTCCGTTATATTCTCCCAGAGAAAACCCGATCCCGATGTTTTTCTGCGGCCGCAATACACAACGACGGCTCGCACGATCACGCCGAGGTTGGCTCGGCTTGTCGCTGTGATTTAGCAGCGAATCGGGGACAAGCggttgggggggttggggggggggggggggggggggggggttgtcatGGCCAAACACCCCCTGCTGAGACCCCACAGAGGACAGAATGCATCATAGGTGGCCCAAGTACTCACGCTAACGGCGCTAGTGTGTACTTGTActggaaagtaaaataaaaataaaaatacagagttgtcatttatttatacataatGAGTTTTGATATACTTCTCTGCACACGAAATTGTTTCCTCTACTGTCAAACAATAAAAATCACGTTACATGCCGCATGTTGTTTTGGAGCTAGCTAGAGTTAGCTTGACTTTAGTTATTAAAACCAGGGCTGTAACAACACACCAGTTTTTCAATTCACATCTCGATTTCGGACTCACAGCTTCTTGATAAAGTATCCTAACGATTAAATTCAAAATTTGTTACCTCTATtttcaaacaataaaaaatcaCGTTACGTGTCGCATGTTGTTTTGGAGCTAGCTAGAGTTAGCTTGACTTTAGTTATTAAAACCAGGTCCGTAACAACACAACAGTTTTTCAATTCATATCTATAAATTAGAGTATCCTAACGATTATATTCATAACAACATATTGGTCATATTATATTCTAAAAACAGTATCACATTTATAATGTTCCAGACTTCATTCAGATAAATTTTGTTATTGTGTATTTGAAAGTGCATTAAACATGTTTGACGTgacttggtgtgttttttttatttatttgtttagctTTTGCCACATACTGCTGACCGAAAGGAGCCTAAAGGATCCACAATTTCCTGGTTATTAGTCGTACTTGACATGTTTCCTCCTCTCTTCACGGAGTTCAACTAGCATTAGCACGAGCAATAGCATTAGCGGTAGCGGTTGCTAACTGGTCAGATGACATGTCATCGTAAAAAGTAGTCACAAGCACACACTCTGAGGCAAGCTGAAG encodes the following:
- the sost gene encoding sclerostin; translated protein: MHAAPPLLLSLLLLRGCCCASGAAAKAWRQVSNDGTEFIPDYTHDGRSQNNTMNNNNNNRAKTGGRTSNSVSYSASELSCRELRSTRYITDGSCRSAKPVKELVCSGQCLPSHLMPNSIGRGKWWRSGGGGASDYRCIPAHSRTRRVQLRCPNGNTRTYKIRVVTSCKCKRFRPHHNQSEAKEVPRLPRNKKHGRSSQGRNKNISPLTDNSY